In one window of Flavobacterium ginsengisoli DNA:
- a CDS encoding cytochrome C oxidase subunit IV family protein yields MSHEHVSNTKRIWFVFGLLSVVTTVEVILGIYKPGALEFTHFVGLNLLNWIFYILTVFKAYYIVWAFMHMEGEKSNLRWSVVSPVIFLVLYLLFILLTEGHYIYGVFKDSTIKWNF; encoded by the coding sequence ATGTCACACGAGCACGTATCAAATACAAAAAGAATCTGGTTTGTTTTCGGATTACTTTCAGTAGTTACTACAGTTGAAGTTATCTTAGGTATCTACAAACCTGGAGCATTAGAATTTACTCATTTTGTTGGTTTAAATCTGTTAAACTGGATTTTCTATATCCTTACAGTTTTCAAAGCATATTATATTGTATGGGCATTTATGCACATGGAAGGTGAAAAAAGCAACCTTAGATGGTCTGTAGTTTCTCCTGTTATCTTCCTAGTTTTATATTTATTGTTTATTCTGTTAACAGAAGGACATTATATTTATGGGGTTTTTAAAGATTCTACTATTAAATGGAATTTTTAA